TTAGGAACCGTTGGCGCTAAGACGCTTCCGTCTTCCGGTATATGGCAGGACGCATCACAGAAGTTCGGTAAAGTGATTGATAGCCATACAGGCGCACTTCAGCCTCTTGAATTGATGCAGCCAGTGGACGAATATGAAACGGTGGAGACGCTCAGCGGACTGCTGATGGCAACACAGTACGACCTTCCCTGGCGCAAGGATTTGTTCACCGGTTGGCACTTCTATGACGCTTCACACAGTCAGGAATTCATCAGCAGCGGCTATGAAGTAGGGGTTCCCAAGCAGCCTCTGCCCTGGTGTCTGCATAACTGCGGTATCCCGGACCGAACCACTGCTATTGAGAAGGCCCGGCACATTTTCCTTGAATATTACGGCTACGGCAAACACCATGGCCAGCACCGGTTCCACCGGCTCGGCAGCGGATGCAGCATTCATCCATCCTGCGAATTGTCGGGTACGGTCGGAATTGCTCTGGGCAATGAAGTCAAGCTGCAGGCAGATTGCTGTCTTACGCTCCCTTACAATAATATTGTCAGCGAACCGCGCATCCAGATTGGTGCCGGAAGCGAGATCGGACGCCGGTGCAGCCTGTCGGCAGTCAACCGGTTAGTTATTGGCGCCAAGGTAGCCATATCAACTAATGTGCATATATCCGATCACAATCCTGCTTATGAGAATATTCATCTGCCCGTCATGAAGCAGGGGGTGAGCTCCTGGAGTCATACTGTGACCATCGGCTCCGGAAGCTGGATTGGAGCGAACACCATCATTGCCGGTCAGGTATCCATCGGTAAGGGCTGTGTCATAGGCGCGGGGTCAGTCGTTGTATCCGGCACGGTAATTCCTGACTACTGTGTAGCTGCGGGTACACCTGCCAGAGTAATCAAGCAATTTGATCCCGACTCCCGGAAGTGGCTGAAGACTAATGGATCGCCCAGCGAGGAAGCTGAGCGTCACGCTATAGAGACTGTTTCGCAACCGCTTATAAGTATTTGTATCCCTGCCTATAACTGCGAACAAGAGCTCGATCTTTGCCTGAAGAGTATTTACAGCCAGAATGCCAGACAGGAGGATTTCGAAGTCATTGTATCGGATGATGGCTCCACAGATCACACGGAAGAACTGGTGCGGAAGTATCAGGCCCGTTATCCCAACCTTCACTACTACCGCAATGAACTTAATGAAGGAACTGACCGCAATACCCTGAAATGTGCAGGCTATGCCAAGGGTGAATTCATCAAGCTTCACGGCGGCGATGATTACTGGCTCCCCGGTTCGCTCGAAGCCTTGTATAACCTGATCGAACAGAACCGGGACTGCAGCCTGTTCTTCCTTGATATCCTTAGTAACACAGGAGTGATGAACCGGGGATCAGGAATCAGCAAGTATGTTGAACAGGTCTCGATCTACAGTACATTTCTGTCGGGAATCATTATGCGCCGGAAGGAATTTGAACAGATTGCCGCGCCTGGGCGGTTCATCGATTCGAATCTTATCCAGGTCTATCTGGAGCTCTCTATTCTAGAGATTACTCCGGATTATTGTGTGTATCACCGTAAGCTACTGACCAGCAGCGACAAGATTGCAGGAGGTTACAGCTTCGCACAGACATTCATTCAATCATACCTGGGAATACTTCATTATTTCCTGGACAACGGATTAGATGCAGCCGTATTGGCAGCCGAGAAGAAGCAAATCTCCCATACCTTCTTGCTCTGGTGGTACAACTACATGCTGGAGAAGAATCTTCAGCAGCTGCAGCCCGAAGATTTCCCGCAGATTTTTGTTGCAGCCTACCAGGATGAATCCTATTATCCAGAGCTGCATGAACGGCTGCACAAAATTCAGGTCAAGCATCTAAATATATGAGGCAATATAGCCGCCGGGCAGGCCGCAGCAGCAGGCTTGTCCGGTCCATGACAAGGAGGCATCAGAGTATGGAAGGTATCAGCCCGGAATTTCAACAACGCTTCAGCACTTTCGGACCCGGAAGTCTGATCGTGCTGAAGACCGATATCAACTGTCCGGAGAAAGTCGCTATCGGCCGCAATGTGCTTATTCAGGAGAATAGCTGGTTCACGGTAGTTCACCCCGGTAAGGAAGAACCGCCAGCCATTTCGATCGGAGACGGCTGCAGCTGCAGCCGCAATCTGATCATTACCGCTGCGAACAATGTGACTCTGGAAGATAATGTTATCGTCGGGCCAGATGTCTATATTGCAGACACTAACCATCAGTACCGCCAGATCGGCATTCCCATCCGCGACCAGTGGATCACCACTGCCAGCCATCAGGTCAGGATCGGTGCAGGCAGCGAGCTTGGTGCCCACTGCGTCGTTGTGGGTAACGTAACGATTGGCAAGGGCTGCCGGGTCACACCTAACAGTGTGGTAACCCGGGATTTGCCGGATTACTGCATC
This genomic interval from Paenibacillus sp. FSL H8-0332 contains the following:
- a CDS encoding glycosyltransferase, yielding MDERKICFIMCVNNEELAERSQKNLKQLLKPDGFTVDLQIVRNASGLAAGYDQAMRQSDAKYKVYIHQDVHILNPQFLEDIVRLFSRYPSLGMLGTVGAKTLPSSGIWQDASQKFGKVIDSHTGALQPLELMQPVDEYETVETLSGLLMATQYDLPWRKDLFTGWHFYDASHSQEFISSGYEVGVPKQPLPWCLHNCGIPDRTTAIEKARHIFLEYYGYGKHHGQHRFHRLGSGCSIHPSCELSGTVGIALGNEVKLQADCCLTLPYNNIVSEPRIQIGAGSEIGRRCSLSAVNRLVIGAKVAISTNVHISDHNPAYENIHLPVMKQGVSSWSHTVTIGSGSWIGANTIIAGQVSIGKGCVIGAGSVVVSGTVIPDYCVAAGTPARVIKQFDPDSRKWLKTNGSPSEEAERHAIETVSQPLISICIPAYNCEQELDLCLKSIYSQNARQEDFEVIVSDDGSTDHTEELVRKYQARYPNLHYYRNELNEGTDRNTLKCAGYAKGEFIKLHGGDDYWLPGSLEALYNLIEQNRDCSLFFLDILSNTGVMNRGSGISKYVEQVSIYSTFLSGIIMRRKEFEQIAAPGRFIDSNLIQVYLELSILEITPDYCVYHRKLLTSSDKIAGGYSFAQTFIQSYLGILHYFLDNGLDAAVLAAEKKQISHTFLLWWYNYMLEKNLQQLQPEDFPQIFVAAYQDESYYPELHERLHKIQVKHLNI
- a CDS encoding acyltransferase encodes the protein MEGISPEFQQRFSTFGPGSLIVLKTDINCPEKVAIGRNVLIQENSWFTVVHPGKEEPPAISIGDGCSCSRNLIITAANNVTLEDNVIVGPDVYIADTNHQYRQIGIPIRDQWITTASHQVRIGAGSELGAHCVVVGNVTIGKGCRVTPNSVVTRDLPDYCIAAGNPARVVNAYDPEAGVWQLPGEGRC